Proteins encoded together in one Catellatospora citrea window:
- a CDS encoding adenosylmethionine--8-amino-7-oxononanoate transaminase yields the protein MKGTFHSGNRWEGALPFTELVELDRSHVWHPYGPMPGRVEPLVVQSAAGTRLRLADGRELVDGMSSWWAAIHGYRHPVLDAAVTDQLGRMSHVMFGGLTHEPAVRLAKTLVDITPAGLEHVFLADSGSVSVEVAVKMCLQYQVSRGRPAKRRLATWRGGYHGDTWQPMSVCDPEGGMHSLWGDALPRQVFVDMPPVAYDESYVTVLKQALATHAHELAAVIVEPVVQGAGGMRFHDPRYLRALRDLCDEFDVLLVFDEIATGFGRTGELFAADHAGVTPDVMCVGKALTGGYLTLAAALCTAGVARGISEGAVPVLAHGPTFMGNPLACAVANASIELLLSGDWRGDVRRIESGLRAGLAPARELPGVADVRVLGAIGVVQLDHEVDMAAATAAAVAHGVWLRPFRNLIYTMPPFVSSDEDVSAITKAMCAAAAACSS from the coding sequence ATGAAGGGCACCTTCCACAGCGGAAACCGTTGGGAAGGTGCCCTTCCTTTCACTGAGCTGGTGGAGCTGGACCGGTCGCACGTGTGGCACCCGTACGGCCCGATGCCGGGGCGCGTGGAGCCGCTGGTGGTGCAGAGCGCGGCAGGCACCCGGCTGCGGCTGGCCGACGGACGCGAGCTGGTCGACGGGATGTCGAGCTGGTGGGCGGCGATCCACGGCTACCGGCACCCGGTGCTGGACGCCGCGGTCACCGACCAGTTGGGGCGGATGAGCCACGTCATGTTCGGCGGGCTCACCCACGAACCCGCGGTGCGCCTGGCCAAGACCCTGGTGGACATCACGCCGGCCGGGCTGGAGCACGTGTTCCTGGCCGACTCCGGCTCGGTGAGCGTCGAGGTCGCGGTCAAGATGTGCCTGCAGTACCAGGTGTCGCGGGGCCGCCCGGCCAAGCGGCGGCTGGCGACGTGGCGCGGCGGCTACCACGGCGACACGTGGCAGCCGATGAGCGTCTGCGATCCCGAGGGCGGGATGCACTCCCTCTGGGGCGACGCGCTGCCCCGCCAGGTGTTCGTGGACATGCCCCCGGTGGCGTACGACGAGTCCTATGTGACGGTGCTCAAGCAGGCGCTCGCCACGCACGCGCACGAGCTGGCCGCGGTCATCGTCGAGCCGGTGGTGCAGGGCGCGGGCGGCATGCGCTTCCACGACCCGCGTTACCTGCGCGCGCTGCGCGACCTGTGCGACGAGTTCGACGTGCTGCTGGTGTTCGACGAGATCGCCACCGGCTTCGGGCGCACCGGCGAGCTGTTCGCCGCCGACCACGCCGGGGTGACGCCCGATGTGATGTGCGTAGGCAAGGCGCTGACCGGCGGATATCTGACACTGGCCGCGGCGCTGTGCACGGCCGGGGTGGCCCGGGGCATCTCCGAGGGCGCGGTGCCGGTGCTGGCGCACGGGCCCACGTTCATGGGCAACCCGCTGGCCTGTGCGGTCGCGAACGCGAGCATCGAGCTGCTGCTGTCGGGGGACTGGCGGGGCGACGTACGCCGGATCGAGTCGGGACTGCGCGCGGGCCTCGCGCCGGCGCGCGAGCTGCCCGGCGTCGCCGACGTGCGGGTGCTGGGCGCGATCGGCGTGGTGCAGCTCGACCACGAGGTGGACATGGCGGCCGCCACGGCCGCCGCGGTGGCGCACGGCGTGTGGCTGCGCCCGTTCCGCAACCTGATCTACACGATGCCGCCGTTCGTCAGCTCCGATGAGGATGTGTCGGCGATCACGAAGGCGATGTGCGCGGCCGCTGCCGCCTGTTCGTCGTGA
- the gmk gene encoding guanylate kinase: protein MEDDVPLAARAAAPARLTVLSGPSGVGKDAVIEVIRKRSPWVWLSVSVTTRKKRDYEIDGKHYTFVNRTEFERLADTGMLLEWAEFAGNLYGTPRAAVEGRLAAGIPALLKIDLQGARQVRETWPDAQLVFLAPPSREELRRRLIGRGTESPDTIRRRLAHADDELAAESEFDVTVVNDYLERAADELVGLLGSPALAAARPRV, encoded by the coding sequence ATGGAAGACGACGTACCGCTCGCCGCCAGAGCGGCCGCGCCCGCCCGCCTTACCGTGCTCTCCGGTCCCTCCGGTGTCGGCAAGGATGCCGTCATCGAGGTCATCCGCAAGCGTTCGCCCTGGGTATGGCTGTCCGTCTCGGTGACCACGCGCAAGAAGCGCGACTACGAGATCGACGGCAAGCACTACACGTTCGTCAACCGCACCGAGTTCGAGCGCCTGGCCGACACCGGCATGCTGCTGGAGTGGGCCGAGTTCGCCGGCAACCTCTACGGCACGCCCCGCGCGGCGGTGGAGGGCCGGCTCGCCGCCGGCATCCCCGCCCTGCTGAAGATCGACCTGCAGGGCGCCCGCCAGGTCCGCGAGACCTGGCCGGACGCCCAACTCGTCTTCCTCGCCCCGCCCAGCCGGGAGGAGCTGCGCCGCCGGCTCATCGGCCGGGGCACCGAGAGCCCGGACACCATCCGCCGCCGCCTGGCCCACGCCGACGATGAACTGGCCGCGGAGTCCGAGTTCGACGTGACTGTCGTGAACGACTACCTCGAGCGCGCTGCGGACGAGTTGGTAGGATTGCTCGGTTCGCCGGCGCTCGCCGCTGCACGCCCGCGCGTGTAA
- the rpoZ gene encoding DNA-directed RNA polymerase subunit omega, with product MAGTVAHPEGITNPPIDELLEKTSSKYALVIFAAKRARQINAYYSQLGEGLLEYVGPLVETTPQEKALSISMREINAGLLTAEPTNEA from the coding sequence GTGGCTGGAACCGTCGCCCACCCCGAAGGCATCACCAACCCGCCCATCGACGAGCTGCTCGAGAAGACGTCGTCGAAGTACGCGCTGGTGATCTTCGCGGCCAAGCGCGCACGGCAGATCAACGCCTACTACAGCCAGCTCGGCGAGGGCCTGCTCGAGTACGTCGGCCCGCTGGTCGAGACCACTCCGCAGGAGAAGGCTCTGTCGATCTCCATGCGGGAGATCAACGCGGGGCTGCTCACCGCTGAGCCGACCAACGAGGCCTGA
- the mihF gene encoding integration host factor, actinobacterial type: protein MPLPSLTPEQRAAALEKAAEVRKARAELKEQLKQGKTTLAAVLDRAEGDDVVGKLKVSAVLQALPGIGKIRATQIMEKLKIADSRRLRGLGDQQRKALLAEFAA, encoded by the coding sequence GTGCCGCTCCCGTCACTGACCCCAGAGCAGCGCGCTGCCGCGCTGGAGAAGGCCGCGGAGGTCCGCAAGGCTCGGGCTGAGCTCAAGGAGCAGCTCAAGCAGGGCAAGACCACCCTGGCCGCCGTGCTTGACCGCGCCGAGGGCGACGATGTCGTCGGCAAGCTCAAGGTTTCGGCCGTGCTGCAGGCGCTCCCCGGCATCGGCAAGATCCGGGCCACGCAGATCATGGAGAAGCTGAAGATCGCCGACTCCCGCCGCCTGCGCGGGCTGGGCGACCAGCAGCGCAAGGCGCTGCTGGCCGAGTTCGCGGCCTGA
- the fmt gene encoding methionyl-tRNA formyltransferase: MRLVFAGTPEVALPSLDAIAKSGHELLAVVTRPDAPSGRGRRMVRSHVAAWADERGIEVLTPARPREPEFLDRLRELAPDCVPVVAYGALVPQAALDIPAQGWVNLHFSLLPAWRGAAPVQHSVWHGDEFTGASVFQLEAGLDTGPVFGTLTETIRPRDTSGDLLERLAVDGAGLLVTVLDAIGAGAARAVPQPADGVTLAPKITVEDAEVRWEEPAFAVDRRVRATTPGPGAWTTFRGERVKLGPVLPVADGPALKPGDLLVEKRRVLVGTATGPVELGEVRAAGKKPMSAVDWARGVRVEGEDSFS; the protein is encoded by the coding sequence GTGCGCCTGGTCTTCGCCGGCACGCCCGAGGTGGCGCTGCCCTCCCTGGACGCCATCGCCAAGTCCGGCCACGAGCTGCTGGCCGTGGTCACCCGCCCCGACGCGCCCTCGGGCCGCGGGCGGCGCATGGTGCGCTCGCACGTGGCCGCCTGGGCCGACGAGCGCGGCATCGAGGTGCTCACCCCGGCCCGCCCGCGTGAGCCCGAGTTCCTGGACCGGCTGCGCGAGCTGGCCCCCGACTGCGTGCCGGTCGTCGCGTACGGCGCGCTGGTGCCCCAGGCCGCCCTGGACATCCCGGCGCAGGGCTGGGTGAACCTGCACTTCTCGCTGCTGCCCGCGTGGCGCGGCGCGGCCCCGGTGCAGCACTCGGTCTGGCACGGCGACGAGTTCACCGGCGCCTCGGTGTTCCAGCTGGAGGCGGGCCTGGACACCGGCCCGGTGTTCGGCACGCTGACCGAGACGATCCGTCCCCGCGACACCTCCGGCGACCTGCTGGAGCGGCTCGCCGTGGACGGCGCGGGGCTGCTGGTGACGGTGCTCGACGCGATCGGCGCGGGCGCGGCGCGGGCCGTGCCGCAGCCCGCGGACGGCGTCACCCTGGCCCCGAAGATCACCGTCGAGGACGCCGAGGTGCGCTGGGAAGAACCCGCGTTCGCGGTCGACCGGCGGGTGCGGGCGACCACGCCCGGACCGGGCGCCTGGACGACGTTCCGCGGCGAGCGGGTCAAGCTCGGCCCGGTGCTGCCGGTGGCCGACGGCCCCGCGCTCAAGCCCGGCGATCTGCTCGTCGAGAAGCGCCGGGTGCTGGTCGGCACCGCCACCGGCCCGGTGGAGCTGGGTGAGGTACGTGCCGCGGGCAAGAAGCCCATGTCGGCGGTGGACTGGGCCCGCGGGGTCCGCGTCGAGGGTGAGGACAGCTTCTCGTGA
- the pyrF gene encoding orotidine-5'-phosphate decarboxylase has translation MEPFGARLARAMDERGPLCVGVDPHSSLLKAWGLPDDADGVASFCQTVIDALADRVAVFKPQSAFFERFGARGAQILESTIRQLREAGALVLLDAKRGDIGSTVAAYADAYLNPSRPMYVDAITASPFLGLGSLAPMFDMAAEHGGGVFVLALTSNPEGPAVQHARGIDGRTVAQTIIDEISQLNKGVEPLGSLGLVVGATIGETGHDLSQVNGPFLVPGLGAQGGTADDLRRIFAGNLGAVLPSSSREVLGAGPDVQSLRDAASRTLDACRDALGRPGRS, from the coding sequence ATGGAACCGTTCGGTGCGCGCCTGGCGCGGGCGATGGACGAGCGCGGCCCGCTGTGTGTCGGCGTCGACCCGCACAGCTCCCTGCTGAAGGCCTGGGGCCTGCCCGACGACGCGGACGGGGTGGCCTCGTTCTGCCAGACGGTGATCGACGCGCTGGCCGACAGGGTCGCCGTCTTCAAGCCGCAGTCGGCTTTCTTCGAGCGATTCGGGGCTCGCGGAGCCCAGATTCTAGAGTCAACTATCCGACAGTTACGCGAGGCCGGAGCCCTTGTGCTTCTGGACGCGAAGCGTGGTGACATCGGCTCGACCGTCGCCGCGTACGCCGACGCGTATCTGAACCCATCGAGGCCCATGTATGTCGACGCGATCACCGCGAGCCCGTTCCTCGGCCTCGGATCGCTCGCGCCGATGTTCGACATGGCGGCTGAGCACGGCGGGGGCGTCTTCGTTCTGGCTCTCACGTCCAACCCGGAGGGTCCGGCCGTGCAGCACGCTCGGGGTATCGACGGCCGTACCGTCGCGCAGACGATCATCGACGAGATTTCCCAGCTCAACAAGGGTGTGGAGCCGCTCGGAAGCCTCGGACTCGTGGTCGGTGCGACCATCGGCGAGACCGGTCACGACCTCTCCCAGGTGAACGGCCCGTTCCTCGTTCCGGGGCTCGGCGCGCAGGGCGGGACGGCCGACGATCTTCGCCGGATCTTCGCCGGCAACCTCGGCGCGGTGCTGCCCTCGTCGTCGCGTGAGGTGCTCGGCGCGGGTCCCGACGTGCAGTCGCTGCGCGACGCGGCATCTCGGACTCTCGATGCCTGCCGGGACGCATTGGGACGTCCGGGCCGGTCGTGA
- the coaBC gene encoding bifunctional phosphopantothenoylcysteine decarboxylase/phosphopantothenate--cysteine ligase CoaBC — translation MARVVLGVGGGIAAYKACELLRLLTESGHSVRVVPTASALRFVGAPTWEALSGQPAATEVWSDVPQVPHVKLGQTADLVLVVPATADLLAKAAHGMADDLLTNTLLTARCPVLFAPAMHTEMWEHPATADNVATLRRRGALVIEPAVGRLTGKDTGKGRLPDPEQIFEVALRVLSRGVAPRADLAGRHVVVTAGGTREPLDPVRFLGNHSSGKQGYAFARTAIARGARVTLVAANVSLPTPAGVDLVRVGTTAEMRDAVIGAAKEADAVVMAAAPADFRPAAYADQKIKKSADGDAPVIELTVNPDIAAEVGAGKRPGQVLVAFAAETHDALEHARGKLVRKRADLIVVNEVGVDKVFGADHNEAVVLGADGSRRELPSRSKDDLADAVWDQVVTLL, via the coding sequence ATGGCTCGCGTCGTCCTGGGCGTAGGCGGCGGCATCGCCGCCTACAAGGCCTGCGAGCTGCTGCGCCTGCTCACCGAGTCCGGCCACTCGGTGCGCGTGGTGCCGACCGCCTCCGCACTGCGCTTCGTCGGCGCGCCGACCTGGGAGGCGCTGTCCGGCCAGCCGGCCGCGACCGAGGTCTGGTCGGACGTGCCGCAGGTGCCGCACGTCAAGCTGGGGCAGACCGCCGACCTGGTGCTGGTGGTGCCCGCGACGGCCGACCTGCTGGCCAAGGCCGCCCACGGCATGGCCGACGACCTGCTCACCAACACCCTGCTCACCGCGCGCTGCCCGGTGCTGTTCGCGCCGGCGATGCACACCGAGATGTGGGAGCACCCGGCCACCGCCGACAACGTCGCGACGCTGCGCCGCCGCGGCGCGCTGGTGATCGAGCCCGCCGTCGGCCGGCTCACCGGCAAGGACACCGGCAAGGGCCGGCTGCCCGACCCGGAGCAGATCTTCGAGGTGGCGCTGCGCGTGCTGTCCCGCGGCGTCGCGCCGCGCGCCGACCTGGCCGGCCGGCACGTCGTGGTCACCGCCGGCGGCACCCGCGAGCCGCTGGACCCGGTGCGCTTCCTGGGCAACCACTCCTCGGGCAAGCAGGGGTACGCCTTCGCGCGCACCGCGATCGCCCGGGGCGCCCGGGTGACGCTCGTCGCCGCCAACGTGTCGCTGCCCACGCCCGCCGGAGTCGACCTGGTCCGGGTCGGCACCACGGCCGAGATGCGGGACGCCGTGATCGGCGCGGCCAAGGAGGCCGACGCCGTGGTCATGGCGGCCGCCCCGGCCGACTTCCGCCCGGCGGCGTACGCCGACCAGAAGATCAAGAAGTCCGCCGACGGCGACGCCCCGGTCATCGAGCTGACCGTGAATCCGGACATCGCGGCCGAAGTCGGTGCGGGAAAGCGCCCCGGCCAGGTGCTGGTGGCCTTCGCCGCCGAGACCCACGACGCGCTGGAGCACGCCCGCGGCAAGCTGGTGCGCAAACGCGCCGACCTGATCGTGGTCAATGAGGTCGGCGTGGATAAGGTCTTCGGGGCCGACCACAACGAGGCGGTCGTGCTCGGCGCGGACGGTTCGCGCCGCGAACTGCCCTCCCGGAGCAAGGACGATCTCGCCGACGCGGTCTGGGACCAGGTTGTCACGCTGCTGTGA
- the metK gene encoding methionine adenosyltransferase, giving the protein MARRLFTSESVTEGHPDKIADQISDGILDALLAQDARSRVAVETLITTGQVHVAGEVTTKAYADIPAIVRDTILGIGYDSSKKGFDGASCGVSVSIGSQSPDIAQGVDSALEQRSGEGADTLDAQGAGDQGMMFGFACSETPELMPLPIALAHRLARRLTAARKDGAIPYLRPDGKTQVTIEYDGFKPVRLNTVVVSSQHAPDISLESLLTPDVREHVITPELDGLGLDTEGYRLLVNPTGRFEIGGPMGDAGLTGRKIIVDTYGGYARHGGGAFSGKDPSKVDRSAAYAMRWVAKNVVAAGLAERCEVQVAYAIGKAKPVSLFVETFGTETVSVERIERAIGEVFDLRPAAIIRDLDLLRPIYQQTAAYGHFGRELPDLTWERTDRVADLKSAVS; this is encoded by the coding sequence GTGGCACGTCGCCTCTTCACCTCGGAGTCGGTCACCGAGGGTCACCCGGACAAGATCGCTGACCAGATCAGCGACGGCATCCTGGACGCGCTGCTGGCCCAGGACGCCCGGAGCCGCGTCGCGGTCGAGACGCTGATCACGACGGGGCAGGTGCACGTCGCGGGCGAGGTGACCACCAAGGCGTACGCCGACATCCCGGCCATCGTGCGCGACACGATCCTCGGCATCGGCTACGACTCCTCCAAGAAGGGCTTCGACGGCGCCTCCTGCGGGGTGAGCGTGTCGATCGGCTCGCAGTCGCCCGACATCGCGCAGGGCGTCGACAGCGCGCTGGAGCAGCGCTCCGGCGAGGGCGCCGACACGCTCGACGCGCAGGGCGCGGGCGACCAGGGCATGATGTTCGGCTTCGCCTGCTCGGAGACGCCCGAACTGATGCCGCTGCCGATCGCGCTGGCGCACCGGCTGGCCCGCCGCCTGACCGCGGCCCGCAAGGACGGCGCGATTCCGTACCTGCGCCCCGACGGCAAGACCCAGGTCACCATCGAGTACGACGGCTTCAAGCCGGTGCGGCTCAACACGGTCGTGGTCTCGTCGCAGCACGCGCCCGACATCTCGCTGGAGTCGCTGCTGACCCCGGACGTCCGCGAGCACGTCATCACGCCCGAGCTGGACGGCCTGGGCCTGGACACCGAGGGCTACCGGCTGCTGGTCAACCCGACCGGCCGCTTCGAGATCGGCGGCCCCATGGGCGACGCCGGCCTCACCGGCCGCAAGATCATCGTCGACACGTACGGCGGCTACGCCCGCCACGGCGGCGGCGCGTTCTCCGGCAAGGACCCGTCGAAGGTCGACCGCTCGGCGGCGTACGCGATGCGCTGGGTGGCCAAGAACGTCGTGGCGGCCGGCCTGGCCGAGCGCTGCGAGGTGCAGGTGGCGTACGCCATCGGCAAGGCCAAGCCGGTGAGCCTGTTCGTGGAGACGTTCGGCACCGAGACGGTGTCGGTCGAGCGCATCGAGCGCGCGATCGGCGAGGTCTTCGACCTGCGTCCCGCCGCGATCATCCGCGACCTGGACCTGCTGCGCCCGATCTACCAGCAGACCGCCGCCTACGGCCACTTCGGCCGCGAGCTGCCGGACCTGACCTGGGAGCGCACCGACCGCGTCGCCGACCTCAAGTCCGCCGTCAGCTGA
- the def gene encoding peptide deformylase has product MTVQPIRLFGDPVLRTPADEVVTFDKELRGLVRDLTETMRDAGGVGLAAPQIGVGLRVFSFDVDDVVGHLINPVLHFPDEEEMDGDEGCLSVPGLYYDTKRRKNVIAKGFNESGDALQIVGTGLMSRCIQHETDHLDGIIFIERLDMAARKAALRDIRRAEWYDPTKTVVKVSPHAAPSPFGLGR; this is encoded by the coding sequence GTGACCGTCCAGCCCATCCGACTCTTCGGGGATCCGGTGCTGCGCACCCCCGCCGACGAGGTGGTCACCTTCGACAAGGAACTGCGCGGGCTCGTGCGCGACCTGACCGAGACCATGCGCGACGCCGGAGGCGTGGGACTGGCCGCGCCGCAGATCGGCGTCGGGCTGCGGGTGTTCAGCTTCGACGTGGACGACGTCGTCGGCCACCTGATCAACCCGGTGCTGCACTTCCCCGACGAGGAGGAGATGGACGGCGACGAGGGCTGCCTGTCCGTGCCGGGGCTGTACTACGACACCAAGCGCCGCAAGAACGTCATCGCCAAGGGCTTCAACGAGTCCGGCGACGCGCTGCAGATCGTCGGCACCGGCCTGATGTCGCGGTGCATCCAGCACGAGACCGACCACCTCGACGGCATCATCTTCATCGAGCGGCTGGACATGGCGGCACGCAAGGCCGCGCTGCGCGACATCCGCCGGGCCGAGTGGTACGACCCGACGAAGACCGTCGTCAAGGTCTCCCCGCACGCCGCCCCGAGCCCGTTCGGTCTGGGGAGGTAG
- a CDS encoding primosomal protein N': protein MDVPLPHLDRTFDYRVPSDLDVKAWPGTRVKVRFSGQLVDGWLLDRVEDTAHEGRLSWLEKVVSAEPVLDPQVLRAAREIADRYAGGLADVLRLAVPPRQAKVEAEPAPPAPEGLVPEPPHEGWQRYPAGEAFLRALGAGRAPRAVWSALPGEQWPDRIAEAVAATLHAGRGAVVVVPDARDLERLDTALTALLGPDRHVALAAALGPTERYRRFLRARRGQVAAVVGTRSAAFAPVADLGLVVIWDDGDDLHAEPRSPYPHARQVLLTRAQQQDAAVLVGGFARTAEAQLLLATGWAKEIAANRDQLRRYAPVVQPADDNQLARDPAAASARLPSAAWLAARDALAAGAPVLVQVPRRGYVPAVSCQECRERARCAHCAGPLALGSANGVATCRWCARPAAGWACPACGGRRLRAAVTGVRRTAEELGRALPGVPVRTSGRDAVLASVPAEAALVLATPGAEPVAEGGYGAVLLLDAWALLTRADLRATEEAARRWFNAAALARPAGRGGKVVVVADSGLATVQALVRWDPAWLAERELGERRELGFPPAARMATLTGQAEAVNDLLDLAKLPDGVQVLGPLPVGEDEERMLLRTGRGGGLALAKALHDAAGVRSLRKAAHPVRIQLDPHEL, encoded by the coding sequence GTGGACGTGCCGCTGCCGCACCTGGACCGCACCTTCGACTACCGCGTGCCGTCCGACCTCGACGTCAAGGCGTGGCCGGGCACCCGGGTGAAGGTGCGTTTCAGCGGGCAGCTCGTCGACGGGTGGCTGCTGGACCGGGTCGAGGACACCGCGCACGAGGGCCGGCTGTCCTGGCTGGAGAAGGTCGTCTCGGCCGAGCCGGTGCTCGACCCGCAGGTGCTGCGCGCCGCCCGCGAGATCGCCGACCGGTACGCGGGCGGCCTCGCCGACGTGCTGCGCCTGGCCGTGCCACCCCGGCAGGCGAAGGTCGAGGCCGAACCGGCCCCGCCCGCCCCCGAGGGCCTCGTTCCGGAGCCGCCGCACGAGGGCTGGCAGCGTTACCCGGCGGGGGAGGCGTTCCTGCGGGCGCTGGGCGCGGGCCGGGCGCCGCGGGCGGTGTGGTCGGCGCTGCCGGGGGAGCAGTGGCCGGACCGGATCGCCGAGGCCGTCGCCGCGACGCTGCACGCGGGCCGGGGCGCGGTGGTCGTCGTGCCCGACGCGCGTGATCTGGAGCGCCTGGACACCGCTCTGACCGCCCTGCTGGGGCCGGACCGGCATGTGGCGCTGGCGGCGGCGCTGGGGCCCACCGAACGCTATCGCCGCTTCCTGCGCGCCCGGCGCGGCCAGGTCGCCGCCGTCGTGGGCACCCGGTCGGCGGCGTTCGCCCCGGTGGCGGACCTGGGCCTGGTGGTGATCTGGGACGACGGCGACGACCTGCACGCCGAGCCGCGCTCGCCGTATCCGCACGCCCGGCAGGTGCTGCTCACCCGGGCCCAGCAGCAGGACGCCGCGGTGCTGGTGGGCGGGTTCGCGCGGACCGCCGAGGCGCAGCTGCTGCTGGCCACCGGCTGGGCGAAGGAGATCGCCGCCAACCGTGACCAGCTGCGCCGGTACGCGCCGGTGGTGCAGCCCGCCGACGACAACCAGCTCGCCCGGGACCCGGCCGCGGCGTCGGCCCGGCTGCCCAGTGCCGCGTGGCTGGCCGCCCGGGACGCGCTGGCCGCCGGTGCGCCGGTGCTGGTGCAGGTGCCGCGGCGGGGATACGTGCCGGCGGTGTCCTGCCAGGAGTGCCGGGAGCGGGCCCGCTGTGCCCACTGCGCCGGTCCGCTGGCGCTGGGCAGCGCCAACGGGGTGGCCACGTGCCGCTGGTGTGCCCGGCCCGCCGCGGGGTGGGCGTGCCCGGCGTGCGGCGGGCGGCGGCTGCGGGCCGCGGTGACGGGCGTGCGGCGCACCGCGGAGGAACTGGGCCGGGCGCTGCCCGGTGTGCCGGTGCGGACGTCGGGGCGCGACGCCGTGCTGGCCTCGGTGCCCGCGGAGGCGGCGCTGGTGCTGGCCACGCCGGGCGCGGAGCCGGTGGCCGAGGGCGGCTACGGGGCGGTGCTGCTGCTGGACGCCTGGGCGCTGCTAACCCGGGCCGATCTGCGGGCCACCGAGGAGGCGGCCCGGCGCTGGTTCAACGCCGCCGCGCTGGCCCGCCCGGCGGGGCGGGGCGGCAAGGTGGTCGTGGTGGCCGACAGCGGCCTGGCCACGGTGCAGGCGCTGGTCCGCTGGGACCCGGCCTGGCTGGCCGAGCGGGAGCTGGGCGAGCGCCGCGAGCTGGGCTTCCCACCGGCGGCCCGGATGGCGACGCTGACCGGCCAGGCCGAGGCCGTCAACGACCTGCTGGACCTCGCCAAACTGCCGGACGGTGTGCAGGTGCTCGGCCCGCTGCCGGTCGGCGAGGACGAGGAGCGCATGCTGCTGCGCACCGGCCGCGGCGGCGGCCTCGCCCTGGCCAAGGCCCTGCACGACGCCGCCGGCGTCCGCAGCCTCCGCAAAGCCGCCCACCCCGTCCGCATCCAACTCGACCCCCACGAGCTCTGA